Within the Nicotiana tabacum cultivar K326 chromosome 11, ASM71507v2, whole genome shotgun sequence genome, the region ACAACACACATGCTCTTTAATGGACAATACATTCATACAACGCTAACCTACTGTCATGTAGTTGGTAGCATGGTTATTCCAAAATATTCTGATCCTAAGACAATTTACACCccaaaagacattcaatttgaCATGTTGTCTGAACACGGCGTGAATCTAACCTACATGCAAGcctggagagcaaaggaaaaggctTTACAGTTTTTGAGAGGTTATTATGCTGACTCCTACAGCAAATTGCCTAGTTATTTGTATATTCTAGAGAAGACTTATCCGGGGTCTGTAGTTAAATTGAAGAAGACAGACGATGACTGCTtcttgtatgtatttgttgtgatTTGTACGTCAATCAGTGGTTGGAATTATTGTAGGCCAGTTGTAGTAGTTGATGGGACCTTTTTAAAGTCAGCGTACAAGGGAATAATGCTAACAGCCAGTACAATGGATGCAGCAGGTACTGAAGTTTTATTTGTAAAAATATTGTAGCTTGTATGTTTTTTTGTAGTACTTGCAGATTGCAGATtaattgtagatatattgtagaaTAATTGTAGTTTGTATATATATGTCTTCTTCTGCATTTTTACTGCAGCCAATTAATTGCTTATTGCCACATAATGTAGGTACCATATTACCATTGGCATATGTTGTTGTTGATTCAGAGCAATTCAAGCTCGCGTATGGTGAAAGAGCAAACATGTGTGTTGTTTCGGATCGGAATAAGAGTATCTTGAAGGCAACATCTATTGTTTATCCCGGCATGCCACATTATTCATGTATGTAgcatatttggacaaatatacGGGCAAAGTTCAAGAAGGGACATCTTAAGCTAAGTGAATTATACTTTGCCACGGCGCGGTCATACACacttgatgaatttaatgaaaggatgTCAAAGATTGAGGAGATTGACCCCCGTGTTAAAGCATACTTATACGATATTGGATATCATAAATGGTCTCGAGTACATGCAATGGTGAACAAAACTTGGACTATGACATCAAATATTGCAGAGTCGTTGAATGTTGTAACAAAATATACAAGAGAACTGCCGATAGTAGAACTATTAGAGTATATGAGGACCCTTCTTGAACGTTGGACgaaagaaaaattattgaaagTAAAGGGTACATTTACATATCTTGGATACAAATTCAACAAAGAGTTGGATGACAACAGAACATTATCGCACAAGCTTAGAGTAAGATTTGATTATTTATTGAATCAAATTCATAAACTGCTCAATGTAGTTTTTTTTGTAGATATTTTGATCTTAACCATATATGAATTGTTTTTTGTTTGTAATGTACTCGTAGGTGAGGGCTTCAGCAGACTACATCCATACAGTAATAGATGGTGTGAGGCGCTATATTGTTTGTCTTGAAAACAAGAAATGTAGTTGTGGACAATTCCAGCTTGATGAACTACCTTGTCCACATGCTTTGGCTGCTTTAAGACAAAGGGATGAGTCCTTTGAAGAATATTGTTCTCCTTATTACACAAGGGCGAACCTCTTGCGTACGTATGAAATACCAGTAAATTCGATGTCTGATGAAAGTAAATGGAATGTGCCACAACATATAACTGAAGAAGTAGTAAATCCACCTAAAGGAGGGAAAAGGTAGCCAGGAAGACCtcaaaaagaaagatacaaaTCATATGATGAAATAAATTCAAAGAAGTACAAGGTTCCATGCGGCAACTGCGAAGGagaagggcataacaaaagatcttgcaagaatgtacccaaaataaaataaaattctatgTAGTTAACAGAATATTTGATGAAAATTTGTTGGTTAGTTCTAGATAACAGATGTTGATGTATAATCGTTGATTTTTTTAAAGATCATAATGTAGTTAGTTAGGATGTTTCTATAATGAGATAATACTttcatatattgatttgtttatGAATGTTTTCTATATATAATCTATAACTTTTTTACTATATATGGAATCCTTTACATAGTTGCTAATGTATTTTTGCAGTTTATCTACAATAAAactactaaaaaaaatatattatcggGAATTACAGAGTATATACATTATAAATCTGTAGGAAAGTAGTTAAAAATCAAACCATATTGTAGATGAAGTATTGTTTACATTtaacaaaataaatataaaagaaacaaaacacaTTGTTATAataatctacaaaatatctacaaatacaACTACAAAAAAACTACAAATATTTGTAGCTGACATAATATATAGATTAAAATTCTGGTAGAAAGAAGCTTTATGGTGGAAATAATATAGATCAGAATAACTATAAAATTTCAGTTGGAAAggatttaaatgctaaaaataatgAATATCAAGTATTGTAAAGATTCAACAAGTGAATATAAACCCAACAAAATGTTTCCATTTGAACTATAATACTGgataaggaaaaaaaaacaaaggctACTATAATTATACACAAGTCTGCTACAATTAAAACATACTAAAATGTTCAAAAAATTGTCTACCATCTTTCTTATAAACTAGCATCAACTACACAATTGTACTACATGTTCCATTCAAAATATTACAACTACTTCTTCTTCCTCTGGACTCGTGTTTTCTCATTCAAAGTTGGTGCACCTTTCCTCGCCAATTTGCTTGTCACCTTACTATCACTAATTGCCCAAAGTTCCTGCTTCTTTCTAGCATAGTCCCAAAGTAGCGCTCCATAGTGTCTACGGTGTTGGTCAATATCAGAAAGGTCTTCTGGgggaattgataattctccaatacTAACATACTCTGCAAAGGCAGCAacaaatacaccacaatcgcTGCAAAAAGATAACAAAATATCAATATTTACCAAACCATCAGGAAAAAAATGGTTAAATGTATAGAAAGAAAGAAGATTTTCGTTACAGTGATCCTTCTTTTTGTTGTGGTATCTCTCCAACTATCTGAATGTTAAGAGGGTCGGTAACATCTTTCTCAATGTATGCTTttgtattcttgaagttgatgtcTTTCCGCTTCCCATAAAACCCGgtgcatgaaaaatacaaaggGATAATAATAGAAAACTTGTCGACACAAGATTCAACAATAGGGTGATTGTGTGAAGAGACCATGGAATCATACGCATAAAGACACCTTTCTGCAATGTCAAAAACAACCAACACCCAGTGGAATTTTTCTACAATGTTGACGGGCATGATGACATAATCAACTTCATCCCATGCAACATTTGCAAGTAGTCTATACCCCAATAGATATTCTGCTACAACATCCTGGGGTTTGACTACAGAAAACTTCTTTTCTTGAGGAGAATTTTGAACTTTTCATAAATCTGATCAATCCTAGTCTTGAAAACACAATCTGTTGTAGTAAATCTGGTGTTGTTGGGGAGGCCATACTTGCCTCTTTTTCTCAATTAATACATTATAACATTAATGTATTGCAACAAAAACAGATTGCATTTATACTACATGTTATCTCAAAAAATCTACACAAAACTACAAACTAGATATAATACATCTACAATCAAAATACAAAGAATCTATTCATTCAGAAAATACAAagtatctacaatttatctacaaaaaaaCAACAAATTAAATACATTGAATATTACTGAGTCGTTAATGACTTGTCCTGGGTGTGCAAGGGAAAAGAACCACTCCTTCttgtcaaccttttcaacttcaagaTCCAACCATGGCTTAATTTGGTTGTCCTTGATAGAATACGGAGCTTTCCTCCAATATAAACCaatagaaatttaaattaaattgttTAATGAAGTGGATGTGTAAAAGATGAATACAGGAATATAAGTGTCAAATTGTGCAACCTAACCTCTTTAAACGTGTGTCGGTACCGTTGTATAACCACTTATGGAATTGATCCAACAACTTAGGGTCTAGATTTTGACCAATAACACTAGTAAACGGGTGCTTGAGGTGGAATATTAGAGGTCCAACCGAGGTACTGCCACCAGAAGAGTATAAAGGGAGAAATGGTGATCGGGCATACTTTTCCGGCTGCCTTGTTCTACCTTGATGCACGGGTGTTGTTTCATCTTGTATAGGCTAGCCGAACTTAACCAACTGGGAGAAGTTATCAGGCAGCTCAAAATCATCAAGCGTAACCTCCTTCTTCTCACCTCCGGATTCTTCTTAATCACCTACATTCACAAACTGTGCCTCTTCACCTACATTGTCATCTTCTGTGTACTGTTGTTCTATTTGATCTGCTACTGTTACTCCGTGAATTGGAGATTGTGCATGCAGATCTTCCCTCTCTAAAACACCATGTATATATAACTTAATAGAATGGTAAACATattgaaacaaaaagaaaatatctCTGAAAACAATTTCAAACCTGCATTCTCTTCATCAACAGCTCCTTCAAAATGTGTATATAAATCAACACGTGCTGGATGATTTTCTTCACCATGCGCACATTCaacatgttttgtttttttttcattaaaaatattaaataatactggATAGTATTGGCTTGACAATTTATGAAGATATGAAGGTGTATCATAATATGTACATAAATCAGTATTGTTGTGTAAATAAGCTGGAATTAATTGtgtatattgtgtatatataatGTAGACAAATTGTAGTCATGTTGCAgatattttgtagttattttgtacaTGTTGTGTATGTAATTGTAGATatattgaagatatattgtagataCCTATTTTATTGGGGCTGACCTGCACTGTTTCACCACTATTGAACTGAAATTGCTGATTGTTCTTGTCTTTTGGTTGGTCAGTATTTTTGGTTGAACTCCCAGCAAACTGTAAGTTTTATATTAGTTAGGATATATATTTTAGAGGTGACATAAATAGTTTTGTTAATATGATTAAGATTCAAATGTTACCTTTGCATCAACTTGATCATTTGGATTGTTTATCACCGGCAAAACAGTCTTGATTGATTCCTTTATTAGGTCTCGAAGGCTATCTAGTTCTTCAAATACATCTTCCCTAAGTTTTTCAAGCTTTTCATCGACCTGCAtaattaaaaaatacatagtTACCTTTATAAATATGTATTAAAATACAGATACACTATTATATAAAAATCAGAATGCTTTATTAGGACTACATGTTACCATCTCAACACctctttttaacttttttattttacgaagaatagactctttttcctcttttccaaTTGATTCTTTGGGTTCCAATGGAGGGGCATCAACTTTTGGATTCTCAGAAACATGTTCCGCCTCTTCAATTGTGTACTCAACTTTATCAGGCAAAGACATCACTGAAAGTCTTCAGGTGATTCATTTATGTTGGTGAactgaatgataaaaaaaataaattagctTGTTTGAGGCAGAATATGTATACAAaatgtagatattttgtagatatatTGTATTATAATGAATAAAGACCATTTACCTTCATCCATTCAGGCTTGATCATTTTGTCTTCAATTGCAGCTAACCAAATCTGACCTTTAGGAGCTGACCAATTTAGTATGCGAGGGATTGAATTAGAAATCTTTGTAGCTATATCAATGTTGACGGATGAGTAACACTCATACAACCATACTTGCATGGCTAGTGGGAATCCTCGAATGAGATAAGAATGAACGAAAGGATTTAGCATGTGCCTAACAGATCCAATCAGGTGTCTGTAAGACTGAACACCCCATGGAAATGACTCATACTGACCGGATTCAACTAAATAAAACCTAAAATGATCTACCAACCCAATATGGTCTCTCTCTCTGAAGGACAAATGAAGTATTCTATGAGATATAGAATACATAACTTAATTGCATCCTCATCATTGACCCAGCTTTTGGTTGTTACTATCTGTTTTAGGTATGTCTTCTCCACTTTTACTTTGTTTGGAAAGTAACTACTCATTAACTTACTGACATAACTAGGAGTGTAACCAAAGTCTGTCACCTTTTAACTCAGCTGCAAACTCTCTCAATACAAAATTTAACCTCTCACCTTTTAACTCAGCTGAAAAATAGGAAGCATCAGATGATTTCAATTCATACTTCATAAGAAGATGAAtagcttgattttgcatgcataaattgGGAAATGACAGTAAATAACCAAAGCATGTCTTCTTGAACAGCTTCAAACCATTTGGAGACAAAAGCGCTATAATTTGGCTAGGAATGCTAGGGTCACATAATGTCTGGAATCTAAGCACCCCATAATCAACATTATGGGATGCAAAAAAATATCCATTCTGCAAAATTCAACAAATGTAATTTAACATTAATACAGTAACTAAAAAGCACTGATACATTTGTATGTTTctacaaaataacttcaaaattatACAATATAACAACAATGTTAAAATAGATCAACAAatctacaattaaactacaaaattaAGACAAATAATCTCACATTATTTCAGTGCTAAAAAACATAGATACATATGCAATTTATATATTCTACAAAAATCTACAAATCAAAAAAACCATAGAGTTGTAGATTTTTACCAACTAAAACAGGCGAAATAAGTAgtgaagaaattaaaaaattcttACCTTCACCAGTGAGTGTTTTCGAACATTTGAGGAGTTTTAACACCAGGggctttttttggattttcttctttttgggaGTTTTTGAACTAGGAGCCACCTGAGCTTTCTTTTCAGGCTTACTGATAGGCACATCTTCTATAAAATCATCATCTATAACTATCCCTTTTCGTTTCCTATCCGCTTGTTTGATTGGCCTCGaagattctccaacatcgaaaTCATGTTTTTGTTTAGTCTTAGCTTCAGCCCTGATTTGACGAGGAGAAACACTATGCTTCATATCTACAATTGCATGTGCAGATTTCCCTTGTTTTGGGGGTGAATGTGGTGATAATACACCCAAATCGAAAGAAGGTACATCAGATTCTACATCTTTTTTAGGGCTGTGTTTTGAAGCtttgttcttcttcattgagAAATTTTGAAGCTCAAGGTAAATGTGTGTATGAACGAAATTGAAGATTTAACTTCAATTTTGACTGGGTTTGTATAAGAAGCTTCAGCAGTGGATTTGAAGCTTTGTTTTTCTGGTTTTTGCAGAGGTAAAAATGGCTAGAATCGTGTGTGTCGTGATACGTGGTTGGGGTCGTGGGTTTAGGAGAGAGAAACGTGTGGGGTAGGGATATGGAGGAATATACGGTACCTTTCATTTAGGAGTGATATAAAGTACAATTAATGTACAGTTAAAACACCTTATGGTATACAATTGGTAATtaggtatactaaatgtaattaaatcaaaccttaaacatttaGGGTAATATATTTCCTATATGGCacaggaatgtaaaaattccattTTAAAATTACAGAGGAAGGACTGCgttcagagaaaaaaaaaatcgtgGCTTACGGTATTGTTCtagttgcaatgtaagaaaatattAAAGCATTTGGTCAAAAAGTTAGTATAATAAAAACTTGACATCACCGTAAAGTTTGTGCAGttaaacaattttattttaaaagttgtataaaacgtttttttttttttgtaaaaacgtattaaatattttgaaacagCCCTAAATGCTATGAATATCATATAGGTTAGGACgaagaaaataataaacaaaGAAATTTTGGTTATTTTAACCTAGTAAAATTGAGGAAAGAATAATTTATAGGGTGATTAACCTTGTGAATGTAGATCATATTGCTACCAACCCTAATACCACACATGCATGATAAATTGAACAAGAGCTAGGCATATAATAGTAAAGTAATAAAGCTAGACTGCACACAGAAGAAAACCCATTAAAACGCtatcttctctttcaaaattgCATCCTTGTCAAGGATTGTATTGGGATTCTCTTGATTCTCAATAATAGGATGGTACAACTTACAGACTCACAAGACCTTTGAAACACAGTTTAAATGAGTAACTCTTGTGCACCTAGCAACCCAATGTGCTTCACCTAATTCTAAAACCTTGTGTTCTTGTTACAATTTTAAGGACCACAAGTGAGCTAACTCACTCCTATATAAATTAAAATGATACAAAGAAGATTAGCACAACCTCTACGCAAGGATAAcataaataaattgaaaaaataatcCATCCCAACCCCAAACCAACTCCAAACTGCAACCATGAGAGGGTGGTAACCTCTAGATACATATCAACTCATCCGTAATCTCCCTCTTAGAGAAGAAGCCATCAACTCGTCCCTAATCTCCCTCTTAGAGAAGAGGCCAAGGGACTGATGATTTTCGAATGCATATACATCTTTCCACCCAATACGAGATATAATCAGTAAACATATACCATTTTGTAGGACGTTCTCTATTTAATCAGAATCAGGCTCAACATCAACAATATCAGGAATTGACTCCATGGACTCGTTATCTGACTCGTGCATTAACCCTTTACCTCTGTCTAAATTCAGCATCGAAGCAAATCCATCAACGCTAGCTTCCGTCACTTCCTTTCTTGATGCATTGTCTGTGAACTTTTCCGATCCTAGTTTCTCTGCTTGAACTTCACTACCCATGGGATTTAAAACGTTGCCACCAGAAACAAGGGCACTGGATTGAAAGCTGTTTTTCCCACCACCAATTGAAGCAATAGTTTCAGATAGTTGTGATTCAACCATAACCTCGTCCCTATCCATGGGGCCTTTCTTCGCAACAGTAACAGGCGCTACTTCCCCCAATTTACTACTTTCAGAAACTTTTATGGCAGTGGTATCAAAAGATGGAACCTTTTCTGATAAAGTATCTCTCAATGTTTCTGGGGGGTGATTACTTTTATCCGTATCTTTTCCAGGATCAGCTGCCACGGTATCCGAATCTTCACCATTTCGCAGccaattttcataaaggtcatCATTATATGAGTCTGGCTCATCAGGGGCCTTGCTGAACATCCCATTGTGGAATGTGTTATTTGCTGCACGGCCCCTGATGTGTAAATTTCCCGAAAACCACTTATTTCTGACCTCATAATTATTGTCAGTGGACTGGGGATCTAACAAAGGAAGCGCCCGGGGATGTATAAGCACTTCCAACGCCAAAAGAGCGTGTACACAACATTCAGAAACTTTAGTTCCTATTTGTTGAGTCCCTGCTAACAACAAATTAACGACAGGTAATCCATTAAAGCAGCTTGCAAAAAATTGGAAGGATGCTAAACTAGACAAGGGAACTACGAGGTGAGAACAGCAAGATCATCCTTAGATGTAAATGTTCTTCAAATGTGTTAGTAATAAAGTGGTATTTAAAATAGAAAGCACCACCCATGCTCAAGCCACCACCTCAATCATTTTGAGAGCAACTGCTGCCAAACCTTTGATAAAAATTCCAGTCCTCATAGCTAGGCAACTTACAAATCATTATCAGATCAAAATTTCAACACATTGTTTTCCTCTCTTACCGTGTCCATACATCTACTAGTTTAACTTTCAATCTCAAGAATACTCACTTCTACTTGATCGGAGTATGTTTTAAGTACATTTAGCATACGAAACAGAAGAAGACTGACAAGGAATGTGTCAGGCACACAGCAGCTCGATTAATAGAGATAATTTCATGCGCAATAGTTCTTACTTGCTATTGTGTATTGTCTAAGGGAGTTTTTTAGATATGCCTGGAACAGCATAGAAGGTTTCAGCTGTTTCTAAAATAAATATGTACAATGACCTCAACAAAATTGCAATCTTACCTCTGCGGAAAAGTGCAAGCCCCTGAGATAGGTGTTGTGGCCGAGTGCGGCCAGGAGAGATGAGAGAAGCCAGAAGTGCTCGTAAAGCTGCAATTTGATAGTCTCCCCAGGTAGTGGTCGGTGAGCCAGGAACCAGTTCGCCTCTGTCATCCTTGGCCCACCCTCCTTTACAAGCATTTCTGGTAACATCCAAAAGAAGGTGATCAACATTTGCTCGCCAACTCTCGGGTCTCCAAGAACCACCCTTAAAATGACAAACATAAGATACTTGCCATCAAGAACAACTTCTGGAGATAGATACAAAGGAGAAAAAGTGGATAATACAGAATAGATGGGTGTGCATGTGTGTGTATACTCAGAAATTAGGCACCATATCAATGTATAACCAGTTTATGCAATCTTCATGTACTCACTATTATCCTAGAATATGATTTATGTTAAACgcaattataattattatatggATTAAGGGGATTGACAAGTTGGCGACAAGTACCAATTTAAGATGAAAACAATATCAGAGCATATgagaaataaaatgacaaaaactCAAGCAGTCTACTCATATCGGTGAAAGAAAGTTGCGGACTACTATCGCGGATATCAGatgaatatcaacaacaacaacaaccacccagtaaaatcccataagtggggtttggggagggtagtgtgtacgtagaccttacccctacccgagggggtagagaggctgtttctgaaagaccctcggctcaagacaACGAAAGAAACACTATATCAGTACTAATGCTGATTGGGACAGAAAATTTTACTTAAAACTGCAGAAGTTAAATAATGCGGAAAGAGGAGAGGATGAGGATTTTGTATTTCATAAGAAATCATAGCTGCCGATAGGTGAAGTTCAGTCAGTTTTAATTGAACCATAATAACACATATGAATGAACGAAAAACAAATTTCGTTGAATAACacgaagagaagaaaaggaattGAAGAATAACATTGGACCAAAAAGATTATTTTCACTTTAATAAAACACACATTTCAACTAATCAATAGACATTAAAATCAAGAAACAAATAAACCTTATTGAAGTCGTAAAATCAAGGAagacaatttttaacaaaaaggTGGATTACGTATAGGTATAAAGTGAAAAGGAATGAATGCTTTCAACTGAGAACTAAGGAATTGAAGCTCTCGTGTACCATCTCCTTATTTTGCAGATGCTTAAGAGAGTGCATAAACGATTTTCTGATGTGCCAATGAACATTTCCAGGATGCAGCTCACTCTAGGAAAAACTTAGCTCATTCAGAATAAACATAAAACTGTCATCCCAAGAATAAGACAACCCTAGGTTAATTTTTTCCTGACAAAAAGGAAGAGGCACTTTCACATGCTAATAGCTGGAAAATGTTTTTTCTCCAACTACAAATCTGATTCACAttacaatttcaacatcgaaAGCACCCAGGCAAGAATGCAGACAGAGAGCCAAGCTATAACAAGTATACTGAAGGGAGCATGCATTAGAAAttcttgtgtgtgtgtgtgtgtgtgtgtgttgagggtATGCCTGTATTCCCTCAAATAACTGTTGAAGAATTGTCATTAATTACCAGGCATTAGAAATGTCGAGTCACTCCCTTTTTGCGAGGCCTACTTTCTTTTTTGAGTTGTCCAAAAATGGTGTCAATCTCTAACATGAAACTTTTCTTTACACTTCCCAATACTTTTTTCTTATATGATATTACCAAATTGAGACCCTGCTTTTATAACTTTAGAAGTTCAAATTCATCAAAAAGTCAGCCTTATCTTCTAATTTTAGCACTCATGCTGTTATAAAATAGCTTGCAACTCTTTAAAAAAACTTAAATAATTAAATCACAACTCTTCTCTTAAAACCACAATTTGTAAGAAGTTCATTGTGAGCAAAATTAAGCATACCACGGAAAGAAGGGCTTCCAATGCCTCTAGTGCAGCTATCTTAACAGATAATGAAGCCATGTTTGGGGACATTTCCACTTCAAAAACATCTCTATCAGGCTGCTCCTCAAGCGAACTACTTGTACTTGCATGCTTCCTCTTCTTGTGGGAAGTCTTTGTCATAGTCTCTGGATGTAACTTCTGTTGTGAAACGGAAGATATGTCTCTCTCATCCAAATCCATCAATGCATTGTTAACAATCACATCGGTTAGGTGTGCAGATATCCCTGCCAAATTAAAATTGCTGTAGTCAGTGACAGACTTATAATCAAAATCACAACCACTATCAGAATCACCACTACGCTGAATGCACAGCCAGCTCGGAGCACTAGATTTAATTGACATACATGCAGGGAAATGGAACATAAGAATCTAATATGAACACTGATCACCTGCCACTCAACTTAACAAAAGATGAGTACTTCCCTGCTTGAGATTGACTAAAACTTTTCATATTAAAGGATAACTTTTTCTTCTAAACAAAAAGGTATAGGACATATATCTATAATTTGGATACTCCATACTGGAGGTACTTCTAGGAAGCATAAGGcttaatatatatatgtgtgtgtgtgtgtgtgtgtgtgtgtgtgtgtgtgtgtgtgtgatagaGAACATATATGGAATATTTACCATCCAGTAACTATAGCTACAAGAGGTATTCAATAACACTAAAGAAAATCTGCATTTAGAGCACAGAACATGGACTGGTTCCTTGAATTAGGGAGAAGCCACTACCTAATGAGGAATAACGATTTCAAGACTGACTACATGTAGTGTTGGGAAGAAAATTATCTCATGGTTCTGAGAAGATTTATTTACTGTCTCAGCTAAATTATGTAAAGCTTATTAGCATTTAGGGACATGCACACGGACAACCCAGACAAAGGCCAAAAGAAAGAGGTACAAACTTGTCGAAAATTTAAAATGCCTACCAACCCCCAGTGACATCAGCAGAGCTTTCATAATTGTGTACACCTTTATCCTTAGCTCTGGCAAAGCAGACGCCTCAAAGTAGTTGGTTAGGAGTCGTATTATAGAGGCAACATGAGGGAGCAACTGGCTGCAAAAGAGATAGAAGTGGCCCAACATTAGCGTTAGTATCCTCTAATAGATTATCCAATATGGAAAGGGGAActataataaaatacaataatcaattaaattttgaaaaaacatgTGCTAGACTTTTCTTTTGAGCTGGTGTTACAATTCCATGCATGGGGTAAATGCCCAACATGTGTAATGTGCTATAAGGTTTACTAACATTTTATCCAAGTATGTACTAGTTCTCTATCATAATTTTTAAATTCTAACAGGACAATCCATTTACTGACCGAAATCGGAGAAAAAAACAGAAGGGAAAACATAGACAATTTTAAATGGCCAAATAATGATAGAACAGGTTACAATTATCAAACAATAGAAAATAGCAACAGAATAGGTTGCCGTTCAAAACCAGAGGTATAATCAAAATTAGGTGAAGCAACGATGCAACAACCACCTACAACATTGAATTCTAACATCGCAATTGTATCAACATTCGACTACATAAACCTAAAGAAGACAAAAATAGCTCCTCATACTTAGCCAACAACCAGAGTATGACAGTTTGTACTTTT harbors:
- the LOC107790393 gene encoding uncharacterized protein LOC107790393, with translation MVIPKYSDPKTIYTPKDIQFDMLSEHGVNLTYMQAWRAKEKALQFLRGYYADSYSKLPSYLYILEKTYPGSVVKLKKTDDDCFLYVFVVICTSISGWNYCRPVVVVDGTFLKSAYKGIMLTASTMDAAGTILPLAYVVVDSEQFKLAYGERANMCHIWTNIRAKFKKGHLKLSELYFATARSYTLDEFNERMSKIEEIDPRVKAYLYDIGYHKWSRVHAMVNKTWTMTSNIAESLNVVTKYTRELPIVELLEYMRTLLERWTKEKLLKVKGTFTYLGYKFNKELDDNRTLSHKLRVRASADYIHTVIDGVRRYIVCLENKKCSCGQFQLDELPCPHALAALRQRDESFEEYCSPYYTRANLLRTYEIPVNSMSDESKWNVPQHITEEVVNPPKGGKR
- the LOC107790394 gene encoding uncharacterized protein LOC107790394 isoform X2, which encodes MAASDTIENMYDVALKPRLLSSLLKEYVPDLKHQFRNPSVLSYVVSAVKTHRLLSELAPPESDQKLIENWTSTVDSWINRVVALASSDTPDKCWAGICLLGVTCQECSRERFLASYVAWFNTLLLHLQSPADSHFVKVASCASLSDLFTRLSGLPNAKKDGILLGTKLIQPLLKLLNEDTFDAEEAIFLLCTILDIFPSSIQRHYDGVENAVVFRLMSGKCSPSMLKKLGYCLALLPKSRGDEDSWLLMMQKIMLSINIQLNDAFRGLEQETRSTEAMRLLLPPGKDPPPPLGGQSLSSQTSDKTMRPEHLIISRISTLIFCCCKLLTTSYPFQVSMPVRSLIALAQRVLMVDGSSSPSMSYMTTMKQEVIYSELPVLHSRILDLLTSTVKGLGSQLLPHVASIIRLLTNYFEASALPELRIKVYTIMKALLMSLGVGISAHLTDVIVNNALMDLDERDISSVSQQKLHPETMTKTSHKKRKHASTSSSLEEQPDRDVFEVEMSPNMASLSVKIAALEALEALLSVGGSWRPESWRANVDHLLLDVTRNACKGGWAKDDRGELVPGSPTTTWGDYQIAALRALLASLISPGRTRPQHLSQGLALFRRGTQQIGTKVSECCVHALLALEVLIHPRALPLLDPQSTDNNYEVRNKWFSGNLHIRGRAANNTFHNGMFSKAPDEPDSYNDDLYENWLRNGEDSDTVAADPGKDTDKSNHPPETLRDTLSEKVPSFDTTAIKVSESSKLGEVAPVTVAKKGPMDRDEVMVESQLSETIASIGGGKNSFQSSALVSGGNVLNPMGSEVQAEKLGSEKFTDNASRKEVTEASVDGFASMLNLDRGKGLMHESDNESMESIPDIVDVEPDSD
- the LOC107790394 gene encoding uncharacterized protein LOC107790394 isoform X1; its protein translation is MAASDTIENMYDVALKPRLLSSLLKEYVPDLKHQFRNPSVLSYVVSAVKTHRLLSELAPPESDQKLIENWTSTVDSWINRVVALASSDTPDKCWAGICLLGVTCQECSRERFLASYVAWFNTLLLHLQSPADSHFVKVASCASLSDLFTRLSGLPNAKKDGILLGTKLIQPLLKLLNEDTFDAVWEEAIFLLCTILDIFPSSIQRHYDGVENAVVFRLMSGKCSPSMLKKLGYCLALLPKSRGDEDSWLLMMQKIMLSINIQLNDAFRGLEQETRSTEAMRLLLPPGKDPPPPLGGQSLSSQTSDKTMRPEHLIISRISTLIFCCCKLLTTSYPFQVSMPVRSLIALAQRVLMVDGSSSPSMSYMTTMKQEVIYSELPVLHSRILDLLTSTVKGLGSQLLPHVASIIRLLTNYFEASALPELRIKVYTIMKALLMSLGVGISAHLTDVIVNNALMDLDERDISSVSQQKLHPETMTKTSHKKRKHASTSSSLEEQPDRDVFEVEMSPNMASLSVKIAALEALEALLSVGGSWRPESWRANVDHLLLDVTRNACKGGWAKDDRGELVPGSPTTTWGDYQIAALRALLASLISPGRTRPQHLSQGLALFRRGTQQIGTKVSECCVHALLALEVLIHPRALPLLDPQSTDNNYEVRNKWFSGNLHIRGRAANNTFHNGMFSKAPDEPDSYNDDLYENWLRNGEDSDTVAADPGKDTDKSNHPPETLRDTLSEKVPSFDTTAIKVSESSKLGEVAPVTVAKKGPMDRDEVMVESQLSETIASIGGGKNSFQSSALVSGGNVLNPMGSEVQAEKLGSEKFTDNASRKEVTEASVDGFASMLNLDRGKGLMHESDNESMESIPDIVDVEPDSD